TTTGAAGCAAGAAATCCTTCGAATCCAGCTGTAGTTGCTGAAATTGACGGAGTTGTTGCATTCGGAAAAATCAAACGTGGTAACAGAGAAATCATAGTTGAGTCTAAGACAGGAGAGATTAAGAAATACTTAGTAAAGCTATCGAACCAGATTTTAGTTCAAGAGAACGATTTTATCAAAGCAGGAATGCCATTATCAGATGGAGCTACAACTCCAGCAGATATTTTAAGAATTAAAGGACCTTCTGCAGTTCAAGAATATCTTGTAAATGAGATCCAAGAAGTATATCGTTTACAAGGGGTGAAGATTAACGACAAGCACTTTGAAGTTGTTGTTCGTCAGATGATGCGTAAAGTAAAAATTATTGATTCAGGAGATACATTATTCTTAGAAAACCAATTAGTTCATAAAAACGATTTTATCGAAGAAAACGATAAGATTTACGGTATGAAAGTAGTTGAAGATTCTGGAGATTCTGATAACTTAAAAGCAGGTCAGTTAATCACTGCTCGTGAATTAAGAGATGAAAATTCTATTTTACGAAGAAATGATAAGAACTTAGTAGAGGCTAGAGATGCTCAGCCTGCTACTGCAGAACAAGTACTACAAGGTATAACAAGAGCTTCATTACAGACTAAATCATTTATTTCTGCAGCTTCTTTCCAAGAAACTACAAAAGTATTAAATGAAGCAGCTGTAAATGGAAAGATTGATAACCTAGAAGGATTAAAAGAAAATGTGATTGTTGGTAAACGTATACCAGCAGGAACAGGTCTAAGAAATTATGAACAAATCATAGTTGGACCAAAAGACGAAATCCAACAGAGTTTATAAAACTATAAAGACCTCTTAACTAAGAGGTCTTTTTTTATTACACAAATATGGAAGATAAAAATAACGACCCACAAATTAATATTGAGTTAGATCAAGAAGTAGCAGAAGGAACCTATAGTAACTTAGCTATAATTAATCACTCAGTTTCTGAGTTTATTGTTGACTTTATTAATATCATGCCAGGTGTTCCAAAGGCAAAAGTTAAGTCAAGAATAATATTAACACCACAACACGCCAAACGCTTAACAAAAGCATTAGCAGATAATGTTCGTAAGTTCGAGCAAGTACATGGTGAAATTAAAGAATACGAGCAACCACCAATACCAATGAATTTTGGAGGTACTACTGGAGAAGCTTAACATAAAAAAATCGAGATTTATCTCGGTTTTTTTATTTTAATAAATACACTACTTTAACTTAAAACTTTATATAATTTTCGTTTTTTATGTAAAAAAATTATATTTGCCCTATGAAGTAAATCTATTCTATATGATTTAATAGTATTAACTTCTGATAAAATCAAACTATTACTACATTGTTTTTGATATTCTTTCCCCCCTCTTAAAAGTATAAGAAGATTGAAAATATTTTAATTAAGTTCATATTTAAATTAATGAGCATGTTATCCATTATATAGCTTAATGAGAGTAACATTGTATAATGTAATAAAATATTAATAGAGAGAAATTATATCAATTTTTAAAGGTTTACAAAGCTTTTAAAATTTAAACTTAAGTATCTAATGAAAAGAGTCATTTTATTCTATTTATTGTTTGTAACAGCTTTTGCTTACACACAACGTAGATATGCTGCAGATCGTTATTTTAATGAATTTGCATACAAAAAGTCAGCAGAATTATATAAAATTTTATATGATAAAGGTGATGATTCTCAATTGGTCATAAGTAGACTAGGGGATTCATATTATTATAATACAGAATCTGAAGAAGCAGAAAAGTGGTATAAACTTCTAATGGAAAAGTACCAAGATAAAGTTTTACCAGAATATTTATTTAGATATGCACAAGCGCTTAAAAGTAATGGTAAAGTTAAAGAGTCTGATTTATGGTTAGAAAAACTCAAAGAGTTAGATAAAAACGATTCTCGTGCTATAGAATTAACAAAGAATAGAAATTATTTTGTCGAATACTCTAACAGAAAAAAAACATTTGTCAACGTAAAAAACTTATCTATTAATACAGAGTTTTCAGATTTCGGAGGCTTTATTTATGGTAACAAGTTATACTACGCATCAACAAAACCTAGCGGAACAAAATTTGATCGTAGAAAATATAAATGGAATAATCAACCTTTCCTAAACGTATATACTGCAGAAGAAGAGTTTAGTGATATCGCTGAAGGGTTAGAATTAGGTAATGTAAGTAAGTTTGAAGAAATAAGTACTAGATATCATGAATCTAACGCTTTATTAACTGCCGATGGAAATACATTATATTTTACGAGAGATAATTACGATGGAGATAAATTAAGAGGTGATAAAGAAAAAGTAACCCATTTAAAAATTTATAAAGCAGAAAATATAGATGGCGAATGGAAAAACCTTGAGGAATTGCCCTTTAATAGTGATTTATATTCCTGTGGCCATCCAGCTCTTAGTACAGATGGTAAAACTTTATATTTTGTTTCAGATATGCCTGGTGGTGCAGGAGCAACAGATATATATGGTGTGGCCATAAATCCAGATGGAACTTATGGAACTCCTTTTAACTTAGGAAAAGAAATCAATACAGAAGGAAGAGAAATGTTTCCTTATGTTGACAATGAAAACACCATATACTTTGCTTCAGATGGTCATTTAGGTTTAGGAGCTTTAGATGTTTTCGAATCAAAAATTTCAGATAATAAATTTACAACTCCAGTAAATTTAGGTTCTCCAGTAAATAGTCCTTTAGATGATTTTAGTTTTGTAATAAGTGAAGATAAATCATACGGTTATTTTTCATCAAATAGAACAGGAGGAAAAGGTGATGATGATATTTATAGTTTTGTAATTTATAGATGTAAAGAAGACATTACAGGTGTTGTTACCGATTCTAGAACAGGAGTGCCTATATCAGGAGCTACAGTTCGTTTAATAGATGAAAAAGGTGAGCCAATTAGCAAACAGGTTACTTTAGCTGATGGTCGATATACATTTAAAGATATAGCCTGTGAAAATAACTATACAGTAACTGCTTCAAAAGACGACTACAGAAACGATAAAAAAGATACAGCTACAGAAGATATTGATAAAAAAGCAATTCAGGCAGATTTAGTTTTAGAGTCACTCATCGTAGAAACACCAAAAGAACAATCACAAATAGTAATCAATCCGATTTACTTTGATTTTGATTTATATAACATCAGAGAAGATGCCGAGTACGAATTAGAACATATCGTAACCGTAATGAAAAACCATCCAGATATGGTGATCAAAATAGAATCTCATACTGATAGTAGAGGAACCAAAGCTTACAACAGAACTTTATCTACCAATAGAGCAAAGTCCACAAGAGCTTATTTAATATCACGAGGAATTGCATCTAATAGAATAGAAAGTGCTATAGGATATGGAGAAGATCAATTATTAAATCACTGTAATGACGCCAATCAAAAACGTTGTTCTAAAGAAGAACATCAACGAAATAGAAGATCATATTTCTATATTGTTAAAGGCGGAAAAAACGTAAAAACAAATAATCAATAAATAAAGAGAGACAGAATAATAAAAAAGCATGCATAGTGCATGCTTTTTTTATGCGCATATATTAAATTTTGATTTTTTTTTGAAAAAAAGTTAATGTATGTTAAAAAAAATATTATATTAGTAGTGTGATGACATAAAAATCACAATACAACAAACTAGCTCCCCTAAATAATTATATTAATTTGATGTCTATTTATTTGAAGTATTTAGTACTTCATTTAAAGTGTTTTAAAGCAAAATTTAATTTGTTAAATAAACTTTGATTAATTATATTAGTATAAAAATTTACAATACCTAACCCCCCGAATCTATGCAAAAAAATACCTTAGAAAAACAAATCTCAGTCGTCTTTTCACATATCAATAATTCATGTAAGTTTCTATTGTAGAAAAGATTCACTTTACCAAACAATTACTATAAAATTTATTGGCAAGCTATATGTAGCTCACTAGAGTTACATGTTATGGCTGTGGTATGATATAAAAATAAAACCCCACAATTGTTACACTTTGGCGAGCGGAAACAAAAGTAGGGCATGAATATAACAATCAATTAATAAACTGATCATTATGATTATTTATTTTAGTAAGGTAATACCTATATTATTTTGTAAACTGAAAGATTTCAAAATTAAGGTTTACAATAAAGCGAACAAAGTATTTTTTGATGAAAATTTCTACGGAGATAATAATCAATCCCAATTAAATGCTTTGTTTCATCAAAAAAAAAGATTTGAAAACAGAGAAAAAGATTTTCTCATTTTTTTATTGTTAGTGTTTAGTTTTGTTTTCAGTTATGCTGATGATAATACGATTAACTATAAAAAGAATCCTAACAAATCAAAGGTTAATAATACAAAGAAGGTATTTCACGGTGGGCATTATTATGTACATGAAAATAAAAAAGTATTTCTCAATAAGAAAAGAGATAATATTTTCACAAATCCACTTTCATTATTTGCCTTACCTACTATAGACTTAAACGGCTTTACAGCTGGTAATGATAATGATATTACTGTGCAACCAACTACAGGTAACGTATTTCCTGTTGTAAATGCACCTGTGGTTACATCCGATGCAGGAATCGTGAGTGCTACAATCAGTTTTACAGGTATACTCGATACACCAGATCAAGAATTATTAGCTATAAATAATAATGCACCAGGTTTCGATTTATATTTTTTCAATACACCTTACGATACATTTACCTATACAGTAGGAACTACTACAGTTTTAGTAACACAATTAACAGACACTACATTTTCTGTAACCAGACAGTTTGGAGGTGCAATCCCTAATGCAGATTTTGAAGATTTCTTAGAGTTACTTTTTTATGGAGACTTAGTTGATCCTTTTACAGAAGGTATAAGAACCATGTCTATCACTATAACAGATACTAATACAGATACAGCAAGTGCACAAACAACGATTAGAGCTTTTGATGATATAGTTGCTGTTAACGATACTAATTCTGTAGCAGCAAATAATACAGGAACAATTAGTGGTAATGTACTAACTAATGAAACCACTCCAAGGAATGGTACTTTAAGTGTAACAGAAGTTGATGTATATCCAGCTGCTGTTGGTAACAGTTATACAACATTATTTGGTTCTATAACTATAAATTCAGATGGTAGTTATACTTATGATGTAGATGAAACAAATCCAGCCGTTACAGGTTTAAGAAATGGAGAAAGTATAGATGATATTATTTCTTACACTGTAGAAAGGTCTGTTCCAGATAATGATTTAGATTATGCATATATAACCATAACTATTAATGGTGTAGATGAATTACCTAATGCTGTAGATAATACAGATTCAATGACAGCTTTTGTAGATCCTAATGCTACAGGAAACGTTATAACAGATCCAGGTCCAGGTGGAGCAGTTGATGCAATTGATAGAGGATTAAATACGCTAGTTTGGGAAAATGAATTTACAGATCAACCCGTTTTTTTAGATGTTTCAGGTCCTGTAAACGGGCAATCAAGAACAATAGGTACAGCTCCTAACGATGTTACATTGAATTTTACAACATCAGATCCAGATAATGTTGGTATTCCTGATAGAAATTTTGTAGTTTATCGAGGAAATCCAAATGGATTGAATGGTGGACATGAAGGATATTTTCGTTACTCAATAGATCCTAGTACAAGCCCAACAGCTGATGTATCACTTACGATCGATTTTACAAAACCTGTATTTAATTTAGGTTTCCTAGTTGTAGATATAGATTATTCACAAGGTACTACGTGGCAAGATCAAATTAATATTCAAGGTTCTTTGTCAGGTACTTCTGTTCCATTCAATTTTATAACAACTGGTGGAGTAGTAAATCCGAGTACAGGAACTTTTTATGGAACTGGAAATGCTGTTCCAGAAGATGCTACAGGAAATGTCAATATATTCTTCGATCAGCCAATAGATCAATTAGTTCTAAATTATAATTATGGACCAGATGCTACTGACTTTGATAAAGGTTTACAAATAGCAGGTGTATCTGATATATTTTGGCAAGGAGAAGCTTCAATTGAAGTAACTCAAGTAGATGGTAATGCTGGTAATTTGGGAGTTTCATATGCAGGAACATATGGAAGTATCGTAATGAATTCCGATGGTGGTTATACCTATACGTTAGATAATACAAATCCAGCAGTACAAAATCTTTTAACAGGACAAAGTCTTACAGAAGTATTTAATTATACACTGTTTGATGGTTTTAATACAGATGATGCTAATTTAACGATCACCATAAATGGATCAGGAACAGATTCTGATTTAGATGGAATTTCTGATCTAGCAGATTTAGATGATGATAATGATGGTATTTTAGATACAGAAGAATTTGACTGTCCTTCAGGAACTTTTGTTCCTTTAGGTCAAACATTTACTCAAGCTAGTACAGGAACAACGACAGGTGGTAATGCTTCAGGTACTGTTAATAATGTATACAGTGAAAATGGAGTCACCGGAACATTTAGTTTTGAAGTGTTAAATAATGCAGTTTGGAGCTCAGGAGTCAGAAGCCAAGGTCCAAC
This genomic stretch from Tenacibaculum jejuense harbors:
- a CDS encoding DUF3467 domain-containing protein, which produces MEDKNNDPQINIELDQEVAEGTYSNLAIINHSVSEFIVDFINIMPGVPKAKVKSRIILTPQHAKRLTKALADNVRKFEQVHGEIKEYEQPPIPMNFGGTTGEA
- a CDS encoding OmpA family protein, encoding MKRVILFYLLFVTAFAYTQRRYAADRYFNEFAYKKSAELYKILYDKGDDSQLVISRLGDSYYYNTESEEAEKWYKLLMEKYQDKVLPEYLFRYAQALKSNGKVKESDLWLEKLKELDKNDSRAIELTKNRNYFVEYSNRKKTFVNVKNLSINTEFSDFGGFIYGNKLYYASTKPSGTKFDRRKYKWNNQPFLNVYTAEEEFSDIAEGLELGNVSKFEEISTRYHESNALLTADGNTLYFTRDNYDGDKLRGDKEKVTHLKIYKAENIDGEWKNLEELPFNSDLYSCGHPALSTDGKTLYFVSDMPGGAGATDIYGVAINPDGTYGTPFNLGKEINTEGREMFPYVDNENTIYFASDGHLGLGALDVFESKISDNKFTTPVNLGSPVNSPLDDFSFVISEDKSYGYFSSNRTGGKGDDDIYSFVIYRCKEDITGVVTDSRTGVPISGATVRLIDEKGEPISKQVTLADGRYTFKDIACENNYTVTASKDDYRNDKKDTATEDIDKKAIQADLVLESLIVETPKEQSQIVINPIYFDFDLYNIREDAEYELEHIVTVMKNHPDMVIKIESHTDSRGTKAYNRTLSTNRAKSTRAYLISRGIASNRIESAIGYGEDQLLNHCNDANQKRCSKEEHQRNRRSYFYIVKGGKNVKTNNQ